The following is a genomic window from Desertibacillus haloalkaliphilus.
GACTGGAATTGCAATGGCCACAGCACACGTAACCGAATAAATAACAGCCTCAAGCCAAAATGTTTGTTTTGAGCGCTTACTTTGGTCAACGACACGTATAAGGTAGATTAAACCTGCAATAAATCCAACCCCTAGAATCCCTTGACCAATAGCAGTGGTTATCACATGAATATGAAGCCAGTAAGTTTGCAAGGCAGGTATTAAAGGCGTAACTTCGCTTGGGAATACTGATGCATAGGCAATGATCACAATTCCAACAGGCATTGAGAAAATACCTAATACCGGCTTCTTATAAATAAGATAAAGAATGAGAAACGCAAAAATAATGGTTAATCCTAAGAACGTGGTATATTCAAACATATTACTAACCGGGGCATGTCCAGCCGCAATCCACCTAGTGACAAAATACCCTAGTTGTGCTAAAAATCCTGC
Proteins encoded in this region:
- the ccsA gene encoding cytochrome c biogenesis protein CcsA, coding for MVELSSNLLLAAFFIYIFATIAFSITIYYENSKSVNKTKRWGWISFGLACAGFLAQLGYFVTRWIAAGHAPVSNMFEYTTFLGLTIIFAFLILYLIYKKPVLGIFSMPVGIVIIAYASVFPSEVTPLIPALQTYWLHIHVITTAIGQGILGVGFIAGLIYLIRVVDQSKRSKQTFWLEAVIYSVTCAVAIAIPV